The Myxococcales bacterium genome has a window encoding:
- a CDS encoding SGNH/GDSL hydrolase family protein produces MLRKVVERLALVFIGLVLSCILTEVVLQIGGLYVRATSEAAASSWKSGSAVRVLALGDSNTYGLYLEDRDDAYPSVVQTLWRERHSPEPAIEVINAGVPGTNSSRVRRDIQRLLETFRPDVITLMVGANDYWTEPVPFHDESLTLGNRLWEYSRLYRLFYMLRRTLENYEVQIEFDDPEGYRPNRGTIHFGSNRFDLGWTKQKDQASQVWIDQLTENLTSIADLAETLGVHTILLTYPSPSRASYLWANDRIIAVAEKLEVLLVDSRSVFMRNCAQAACGNLLYTDHHPTAQGHRLIAEALLDQLLIDRGLVASDKATRCSTEERIRSR; encoded by the coding sequence TCTTCATCGGCCTCGTGTTGTCATGCATTCTCACCGAGGTCGTACTTCAGATTGGCGGACTCTACGTTCGTGCAACGTCGGAGGCCGCGGCGTCTAGCTGGAAGAGCGGCTCGGCCGTTCGAGTTCTCGCTTTGGGCGATTCCAATACGTATGGCCTCTATCTCGAGGATCGCGATGACGCCTACCCGAGCGTCGTTCAAACGTTGTGGCGAGAACGGCACTCGCCCGAGCCGGCGATCGAGGTGATCAATGCCGGTGTTCCTGGCACAAACTCATCGAGGGTCCGAAGAGACATTCAGCGGCTCCTCGAGACCTTTCGTCCAGACGTGATCACGCTCATGGTCGGAGCAAACGATTACTGGACTGAACCTGTGCCTTTCCACGACGAATCACTGACGCTCGGAAATCGATTGTGGGAGTACTCCCGGCTCTATCGCCTCTTCTACATGCTACGTCGGACACTCGAAAACTATGAGGTACAGATCGAGTTCGACGACCCCGAAGGTTACCGTCCGAATCGTGGTACGATTCACTTCGGATCCAACAGGTTCGACCTCGGCTGGACCAAACAAAAAGACCAGGCAAGCCAGGTCTGGATCGACCAGCTCACCGAGAATCTAACTTCCATTGCCGACCTTGCAGAGACACTGGGCGTTCACACGATTCTTCTTACCTACCCGTCCCCGAGTCGAGCATCGTATTTATGGGCCAACGACCGGATCATCGCCGTCGCCGAGAAGCTCGAGGTTCTTCTAGTCGATTCACGCTCAGTTTTCATGAGAAATTGCGCTCAAGCGGCCTGCGGCAACCTTCTCTATACCGACCACCATCCAACGGCGCAGGGGCACCGATTGATCGCAGAAGCATTGCTCGATCAGCTGTTGATTGATCGGGGACTGGTGGCGTCGGACAAAGCGACGAGATGCAGTACAGAAGAAAGGATTCGTTCCCGTTGA